The Arachis ipaensis cultivar K30076 chromosome B07, Araip1.1, whole genome shotgun sequence genome includes a window with the following:
- the LOC107608422 gene encoding dormancy-associated protein 2 — protein sequence MSLKETAPVICKNILVLMAFTLRNSPLLLFLLFVFVGLKGVELKNDTAPRQSNNATFVTNNSTQGKHNTSSENKVVKGSSWYYRGRGGGSGGGGGGGGGGGGGGGGGGGGWWKWGCGGGRTRHGSNKLKRKGISENKKDYRIGEYAECMARTRCQGMRLECPLHCGGPCLYDCHHMCKPHCYRP from the coding sequence ATGAGCTTGAAGGAGACGGCACCCGTCATATGCAAAAACATTCTTGTTCTTATGGCGTTCACTTTGAGAAATTCTCCTCTGCTTCTCTTTCTGTTATTTGTATTTGTGGGTCTTAAAGGTGTCGAGCTAAAAAATGACACTGCTCCCAGGCAAAGCAATAATGCCACTTTCGTAACTAATAACTCTACTCAGGGAAAGCACAACACTAGTTCCGAGAACAAAGTTGTCAAAGGTAGTAGTTGGTATTATAGAGGAAGAGGGGGAGGCAGCGGAGGTGgaggcggtggtggtggtggtggaggaggaggaggaggaggaggtggtggtggatgGTGGAAATGGGGTTGTGGAGGGGGACGAACAAGGCATGGTAGCAATAAGCTGAAGAGGAAGGGCATATCTGAAAATAAGAAAGATTATAGGATTGGAGAGTATGCAGAATGCATGGCAAGAACACGATGCCAGGGGATGAGATTGGAGTGCCCTCTTCATTGCGGAGGACCTTGTCTTTATGACTGTCACCATATGTGCAAACCTCACTGTTACCGACCCTAA